One genomic segment of Hordeum vulgare subsp. vulgare chromosome 2H, MorexV3_pseudomolecules_assembly, whole genome shotgun sequence includes these proteins:
- the LOC123429486 gene encoding aspartyl protease family protein 2-like, with product MSILYAYKLCFLFALLISSSHDIVANVAPPRAGFSLPIVSNHETVGGQLGANLTSIGPHIAPVGWPLYGVLVGVGSGQTHHFYKLGLDLVGNLTWMQCQPCVPEVRQEGAVFDSAVSPRYKDMKATDPMCTPPYTPSVGNRCSFYTTSWNVAAHGYLGSYMFAFAGSSGTGTGAGGHRTDVDKLIFGCAHTTDGLERLNHGVLAGALSLSRHPTSFLSQLTARGLADSRFSYCLFPGQSHPNARHGFLRFGRDIPRHDHAQSTPLLFTGPTSRGMYYIRVFDISLNGKRIMGLQPTMFRRNPRTRRGGSVVDPGTPLTRLVRQAYDIVEAEVVANMQKQGARRAPAPVQGHRLCFLSWGHAHIPSLTIDMYEHTAKLFIKPELLFLKVTHEHLCFAVVPDEEMTVLGAAQQVDTRFTFDLHANRLYFAQEHCNADTRATV from the coding sequence ATGTCTATTTTATATGCCTATAAGCTTTGCTTCCTCTTTGCTCTGCTGATTTCGTCCAGCCATGACATCGTCGCCAATGTGGCACCACCGAGGGCCGGATTCAGTCTGCCTATCGTGTCCAACCACGAAACGGTCGGCGGGCAGCTTGGCGCGAACCTCACGAGCATAGGCCCGCACATAGCACCCGTGGGGTGGCCCTTGTACGGCGTCCTCGTCGGCGTGGGCTCCGGCCAAACCCACCATTTCTACAAGCTCGGGCTGGACCTCGTCGGCAATCTGACGTGGATGCAGTGCCAGCCCTGCGTGCCTGAGGTTCGACAGGAGGGCGCCGTCTTCGACTCTGCCGTGTCCCCTCGCTACAAGGACATGAAGGCCACGGACCCCATGTGTACGCCCCCCTACACCCCCTCCGTCGGCAACCGGTGCAGCTTCTACACCACCTCCTGGAACGTCGCCGCGCACGGCTACCTCGGCAGCTACATGTTCGCCTTCGCCGGCAGCTCCGGCACCGGCACCGGCGCAGGAGGACACAGGACGGACGTGGACAAACTCATCTTCGGCTGCGCACACACGACGGACGGGCTCGAGCGCCTCAACCACGGCGTTCTCGCCGGGGCCCTGAGCTTGAGCAGGCACCCGACGTCGTTCCTGAGCCAGCTCACCGCACGCGGGCTGGCCGACTCGCGGTTCTCATACTGCCTCTTCCCCGGGCAGAGCCACCCCAATGCCAGGCACGGGTTCCTCCGCTTCGGCCGCGACATCCCGAGGCACGACCACGCGCAGAGCACGCCGCTGCTCTTCACGGGACCGACCTCCCGCGGCATGTACTACATCCGCGTCTTCGACATCAGCTTGAACGGGAAAAGAATCATGGGGTTACAGCCGACGATGTTCAGGCGGAACCCACGAACCCGACGAGGGGGGTCCGTCGTCGATCCGGGGACTCCGCTGACAAGGCTGGTTCGCCAGGCATACGACATCGTCGAGGCCGAGGTCGTGGCGAACATGCAGAAGCAGGGGGCGCGTCGTGCGCCGGCGCCGGTGCAGGGGCACCGCCTCTGCTTTCTCTCGTGGGGCCACGCGCACATCCCGAGCTTGACGATCGACATGTACGAACACACAGCCAAGCTTTTCATCAAGCCGGAACTGCTGTTCCTGAAGGTGACCCACGAGCACCTGTGCTTCGCCGTCGTGCCGGACGAGGAGATGACGGTGCTCGGTGCGGCGCAGCAGGTGGACACGCGGTTCACGTTTGACCTCCATGCCAATCGTCTCTACTTTGCCCAGGAGCATTGTAATGCTGACACTCGCGCAACTGTCTAG